The segment GGTGTATCAGGTGGCCTTCCGGCGCCCATGGGTGCGGATCGACTGGCTGGAGGGGCCGGACTACCTGAAGGGAAGCGCCCTCATCTCCGACGGCCAGCGGGCCTGGAGCCGTGCCCCTAAGGGGCCTTGGCAGGAAACCAAGGCCACGCCTCCCGATGATCCCCTCCAGCTCCTCTTCACCGGCTTCCCGGAGGTACAGCGGGACTACGCGGTACAGGACCCCAAGGAGGAAGGGGGCCTCTGGCGCTTCCTCTTGGTCAAGAAGACCCCCCCCAAGGACGACCGCCAGCCCGCGGCCTGGCGCATCGCCGTGAACCCTAAAGGGCACCTTCCCTTCCGTTATGAGGTCCTCTCCCCCTCGGGCAAGGTGCTGGCCCAAGCGGAGTACCTCAAGCTGGACCCCACCCCTCCGCCCCAGAGCCTCTTTGAGGTGAAGCCATGAGCGGCAGGCTCCTCCTGGCCCTCATGCTGGGCGTTTTCATGGGCGCCCTGGACAACGCCATCCTGGCCCCGGCCCTCCCTGCCATCGCCCAGGACCTGGGCACCGGGGTGGACCGGATCACCCTGGCCTTCTCCATCTACTCGGTGTTCTACGCGGTGGCCGTGCCTATCCTGGGAAGGCTTTCCGACCTCTTGGGCTACGGCCGGGTATATGGGGTGTCCATGGCCCTCTTCGCGGGGGGGAGCGCGCTGGCGGCCCTTTCCCAGAGCCTGGAGATGCTGGTGGCCGCCAGGGTGGTCCAGGCGGTGGGCGCGGGCGGGCTCTTCCCCGTGGCCCAGGCCATCGTGGGGGTGGTGGCCCCGGAGAAGCAGCGCGGGGCTTACCTGGGGCAGATCCTGGGGGTTTTCGCCCTGGGCAACGTCCTGGGCCCCAACCTGGGTGGGTTCATCGTGGAGCGGGCCACCTGGCACTGGGTCTTCTGGATCAACGTGCCCATCGGCTTTCTGGGGGTCCTCCTCCTCTCCGGGGCCGCCCTGCCCCGCCCCGCCGGGCGGGCCCCGCTGGACCTGGGGGGTGGGGTTCTGGTGGCCCTCACCTTTGGCAGCTTGGTGTTGGCCATCCAGGGCTTAGAGCGGCTGGACGAGCTGGGTTTCTTCTCCCTTCGCATCGGCGGGCTTTTCCTCCTGGCCTTGCTCTCGGGCTTGGCCCTTCTCCTCTACGAGCGGCGCCACCCGGCTCCCCTCCTGGACGTGCGCCTGGCCATGGCACCGGCCTTCTTGCCCCTCTGGCTCGTGTCCACCCTGGTGGGCTACGCCCTCTTGGGGGGTATCGTCTTCGCTCCCCTCTATGGCCAGGTGGCCTTCTATCTCTCCCCCTTCGCCTCGGGGGCTATCCTGAACGCCCTGGCCCTGGCCCTGGGGGCGGTGAGCGGGGCCGCGGGGGCCCTGGTGGGCCGGGTGGGGGGCAAGCGTCTGGTGGTGCTGGGGATGGGCCTCACCGCCTTGGGCCTCTTTGTGATGGCCTACCTGGCAAACGCCCTCTGGCTTCTCCTTCTCGGGCTCTTCCTCCTGGGCACGGGGCTGGGTTTGGTGCAAGGGCCCCTTTCCTACCTGGCCCTGGGCCTGGCCCCCGCGGGGAGCCAGGGCCAGGTGTCCAGCCTGGTGTCCCTTACCCGTAGCCTGGGGGCGGCGGCGGGGATCACCGTTTCCGGGGTCCTCCTCTCCCGGGGGAGCCGGGAGCTGGCCGCCCTGAGCGCGGGGAGCCCGGTGGGGTTCTCGGGGGGGACCGGGAACCTGGCCGAGGCCCCGGCCTTTGTGAAAAGCCTCCTGCAGAACACCCTAGGGGTAGGCGTTCTGGAGGGTTGGCGGCTGGCCTTCTTGGCCGCCCTCCTGGGCTTTTTGGCTGCGTTCTGGTTGAAGGAGAGGGCCCGGGGGGCTCCTGGGGGCAGGCCCGAGCCGGTGGGTTAGGGGGTGGCCATGCGGACCCTTGCCCGAGGCGCTGCCGTGTACCGTTCGGGGGACGGGGGGGATACCCTCTACCGCCTGGAGTCGGGGCTGGTGCGGGTGGTGGAGCTGTTGGCGGACGGCCGCTTCCTCACCCTACGGCACGTGCTACCGGGGGACAACTTCGGGGAGGAGGCGTTGGAGGGGAAGCGGTACCGCTACGCTGCCGAGGCCATGACGGAGGCGGGGGTGCGGGGGTACGACCCACAGGGGATGGGGCCCGAGGAGCTCCGGCAGGTGGCGCGGAACCTGGCCCGGCAGATGCGGCGGGTGCAGGCGTACGAGACCCACCTGCAGACGGGGGAGCTTCGGGCGCGGATTGCCCGGTACCTGCTCTTCCTGGTGGACACCCCGGCCTGCTTCCGGGACCAAGGGGGGCTTTATGTGGTGGTTTCCCACGAGGCCATCGCCCAGGCCACCGCTTCCACCCGGGAGTCGGTGTCCAAGGTGTTGTCCGACCTGCGGCAGGAGGGGCTCATCGCCACCGCCTACCGCAAGGTGTACTTGCTTCGGCTTGGAGCCCTCGAGGAGGAGGCCCAAGGCGCCTTGGAGGCCGCCTAGCGCCCCTCCAGGTAGTCCAAGAGGGCCCGGGCGGTCCGCCCCTCCCGTTCCGTGAGGAGGTCCAGGTGGGTGAGGTTGGGCAGGATTGCCGCGCGGGCGGGGGTGTTGGGGAAGGTTGCCCCCAGGCGGAAGTCCTCGGGCCGTGTCAGGAGCCCCCGCCCCGCCCCCAGGGCCAGGACGGGGTAGGGGAGGGGCCTGGGCTTGAGGTCTTCGGCCACCAAGGGGTAGCCCGCCACCTCCAGGAGGAGCCGGTAGGGGAAGTACCACTCGGAAAACCCGGTCTCCGGCCGGGCGAAGGCCAAGAGGAAGGCCCTGGGGTCCGTGGCCTCCCCCGTGTCCCACCACTCCACCAGCCTGCCCCTGGGCCCCCGCACGGTGAGGACCGGCCGCCCCTGGAGGAGGCCCAGGAGGCTAAACCCCTCCCGGGCCCAGGCCCGGCCCACGCTCACGCTGAAGATGGGGAAGAGGCTGTAGTGGTCGTCTACCCGCAGGAGGGCCCGGGCCTCCCGGGTGGCCCGGTAGGGGCCGAAGGGTACGGGCTCCAGGGGGCGCTTGGCCGCCAGGAAGGCCTCGGCCTCCGCCAGGGCCAGGTCCTGGGGCCCCAGGAAGGGCAGGCGGAAGACGGGGTCAGCCCGGCCCTGGAGGAGGTCCTCCAGCCCGGGGAAGCGGCCAAAGGGGGTGGAAAGCCCCCTCGCCAGGGTCTCCCGGTCCACCTCCCGGCCGATGGCCCCCTGGGCGAGCCGCAGGCTCCCGTCCAGGAGGACAAGGCCCCGGAGCTTCTCCCCGTGGCGGAAGGCGTAGAGGGTGGCGAGGCTCGCCCCCAGGGAGTGCCCCGCCAGGACCACGGGGGCCCGCTTGCGGGCGGCCTCCACCGCCAGGTCCAGGTCCTTCAGGTGCACCTCCAGGCCCCAGTCCCGGAGGGGGGAGAGGTCGGGCTCGGGGAGGCTTTGGTAGTAGGCCAGGGGGTCTTGGGCCAGGAAGCCCCGGCGGTCCTCGAGGCCGTTGGCCCGCCGTTCCCAGGCCCAGACCTCCAGCCAGGGGGCTTCCCGCCGCAGGTGCTCGGCCAGAAGGGCGAAGTTGGTGCTCCCCCCCAAAAGGCCCGGCACCAGGAGGAGCACCGCCTTCGGGGCCTCCGCCTCGTAGACCAGGGCGTAGCTCTGGTCCAGTTTCGGCCAGCCCGTGGGGGCTCCCGAGAGGGCCCGGTACTCCTGGGCCAGGGCCAGGCCCAGGGAGAGGAGGAGGGCGAGGGCCCGCATGCTCCCATCTTGCCAGAGGGGGCGGGAGGGGTTTGCGGGGGGGCTTACAGGCCCGAAAGGGCCCGGACTCCTAGGGTCCTGGCCCGCTCCAGGACCCGCAGCCGGTGCTGAAGCTGCCCCGAGGCGTAGGCGAAGAACTCCTCCGGGGTAAGCCCCAGGGGGGCCCCGTCGGGGTAAGCGGCGAAGAGCTCCCCCACCACCCCCATGGCCTCGGGGAGGAGGAGGGCCAGGCGGCCTTCCACCACCTCCCAAAGCCCGGGGTCTGCCTCCAAGTGGCGGGCGATGAGGTAGAGGCCGTAGGCGATGTGCCGGCTTTCGTCCTCCCTCACCCGGGCGATACCCTCCAGGGTCGCGGGCATGGCCCGCTCCGCCTCCCCAAGCCGTTCCGCCAGGCGGGAGAAACCCTGGTAGCCGGTTTCCGCCAATACCCCCTCCACCACCACGTTGTAGGTGAGGGCCGCCGTCACCTGGGCCTCGGGGTTCCCATCCTCCCAGAGGCGCTCCATGGCCTCGGGGAGGAGTTCGCCGAAGAGGCGGCGGTAGTGGGGACCGTGGTAGCGGGCCAGGCTTCCCTTGCGCCCCGCCACCTCCTCTAAGAAGCGGGCGAAGAACTCCACGTGCTTGGCCTCTTCCAGGAGGAAGGTGGTCAGGTACATCTCTTCCTCCAGCCGCCCTTCCCGGGCTATCGCCCCCAGGAGGGGCAGGAGGTCCAGGGTCACCGCCTCCTCTCCCCCTAGGAACAGGCTTGCCAGGCGCAAGAGGAGGTCCTGGCCCTCAGGAGGGAGCTGCAGGAAGGTCCTCCGGTCCTCTTGGAAGTCCAAGGCGGCAGGGTCCCAGAAGCGCCGTTTGGCCTTGTGGTAGAGGCGCAGGGGAAACCCCGCCTCGAGGCCCCTTTCCACCGCGCGGAAACCGACACGCATGCTTGCCTCCTTGGCCTCAGCTTACCTCGGCCTGCAAAAGGGCCAGGGCCCCCCGCCGCTCCAGGCGGGGGTGGAAACCTACCCCTTCCAAGAGGCCGAGGAGCGCTGCCTCCCCGGGGCGGAACAGGCCGAGGGTGGGTCCCGGGCCCAGGAGGAGCATCCCGAAAAGCCGCCCCCCCGGCCGGAGCACCCGCCGGGCTTCCCGGGCCGCCTCCAGGGGGTCTAGGAACTCGTTCCAGGTGGGGCCGATGGCCACCCCTCCGAAGACCCCTTCCCAAAAGGGGAGCCGCTCCCCGTGGCCCAGGAGGTAGGCCCCAGGCCGCCGCCACCGGGCCACCCGCAGGAAGGCGGGGGAGGGGTCCAGGCCCACCGCCTTTTCCCCCAGGGCCTCCCGGTAGACCCCGGTGCCCGTGCCCACGTCCAGGAAGGGCCCCCCGGTGGGCCCAAGCCAGTCCCGGAGCCGGGCGAGCTCCTCCCGGAAGGAAATCCTGCCCCCGGAGAGGAGGCCGGTGGAGCGCCGGCGCCAGGCGTCGTAGAAGAGGGGGATGGGGGGAAGGCGGTTGACGAGCCAGAGGTGGGGCCGTTCCCGCCCCGCGCGGAGGTCCAGGAAGCCTCCCCGGAAGGGGTAGCGGGCCCCGCAGGCGGGGCAGCGGGCCTCCCGCCCCACCTCCAGCCCGCCCCGGCACCGGGGGCAGGCCAGAAGGGGGCAGAGCCAGGGGGGAAGGGGTTCCATGGGACAAGAGGAAGTCCCCCGGAGGGCCCGGGGGACCAGCGGCCTCTGCTTAGCGGTTCCCGCCCAGGGTGGCCGCGTCCACCACCGGCACCACGGTGAGGGTGCCCCCCTGGACGCTCCCCACCGCGAAGACGGTGTAGGTCTTGCCGCTTTCCAGCACCACCCCGGGAAGCTCCAGGGCCACGGTGGTGGTCCCCGCCACCCGGACCTCGAGGTCGTACCGCCCCGCGGGCACCACCAGGTACTGGCCCGCCCGGGGGAAGGGGAGGTTGCTGAAGAGCACCGGACCCCCCTTCACCGCCACGTCCACCGCCGGGACATCGGGGGAGGTGTGCACCACCCTAACCCGAGCGTAGCCCGCCCGGGGGAAGAGGCCGGCTAGGGCGTCCGTGTAGACTTGGGGCCGGATCTGGGCCAGGAACCCGATGGCGGCCACGGTGTAATAGGCCCCATCCTTCAGGTCCAACTCGGCGTCGATCACC is part of the Thermus caldilimi genome and harbors:
- a CDS encoding LolA family protein — its product is MRKLLALAATLGLALALSPEEVWQALQVHAKVAGYLAQVRQGPVVYQVAFRRPWVRIDWLEGPDYLKGSALISDGQRAWSRAPKGPWQETKATPPDDPLQLLFTGFPEVQRDYAVQDPKEEGGLWRFLLVKKTPPKDDRQPAAWRIAVNPKGHLPFRYEVLSPSGKVLAQAEYLKLDPTPPPQSLFEVKP
- a CDS encoding MFS transporter, with translation MSGRLLLALMLGVFMGALDNAILAPALPAIAQDLGTGVDRITLAFSIYSVFYAVAVPILGRLSDLLGYGRVYGVSMALFAGGSALAALSQSLEMLVAARVVQAVGAGGLFPVAQAIVGVVAPEKQRGAYLGQILGVFALGNVLGPNLGGFIVERATWHWVFWINVPIGFLGVLLLSGAALPRPAGRAPLDLGGGVLVALTFGSLVLAIQGLERLDELGFFSLRIGGLFLLALLSGLALLLYERRHPAPLLDVRLAMAPAFLPLWLVSTLVGYALLGGIVFAPLYGQVAFYLSPFASGAILNALALALGAVSGAAGALVGRVGGKRLVVLGMGLTALGLFVMAYLANALWLLLLGLFLLGTGLGLVQGPLSYLALGLAPAGSQGQVSSLVSLTRSLGAAAGITVSGVLLSRGSRELAALSAGSPVGFSGGTGNLAEAPAFVKSLLQNTLGVGVLEGWRLAFLAALLGFLAAFWLKERARGAPGGRPEPVG
- a CDS encoding helix-turn-helix domain-containing protein, which produces MRTLARGAAVYRSGDGGDTLYRLESGLVRVVELLADGRFLTLRHVLPGDNFGEEALEGKRYRYAAEAMTEAGVRGYDPQGMGPEELRQVARNLARQMRRVQAYETHLQTGELRARIARYLLFLVDTPACFRDQGGLYVVVSHEAIAQATASTRESVSKVLSDLRQEGLIATAYRKVYLLRLGALEEEAQGALEAA
- a CDS encoding alpha/beta hydrolase — translated: MRALALLLSLGLALAQEYRALSGAPTGWPKLDQSYALVYEAEAPKAVLLLVPGLLGGSTNFALLAEHLRREAPWLEVWAWERRANGLEDRRGFLAQDPLAYYQSLPEPDLSPLRDWGLEVHLKDLDLAVEAARKRAPVVLAGHSLGASLATLYAFRHGEKLRGLVLLDGSLRLAQGAIGREVDRETLARGLSTPFGRFPGLEDLLQGRADPVFRLPFLGPQDLALAEAEAFLAAKRPLEPVPFGPYRATREARALLRVDDHYSLFPIFSVSVGRAWAREGFSLLGLLQGRPVLTVRGPRGRLVEWWDTGEATDPRAFLLAFARPETGFSEWYFPYRLLLEVAGYPLVAEDLKPRPLPYPVLALGAGRGLLTRPEDFRLGATFPNTPARAAILPNLTHLDLLTEREGRTARALLDYLEGR
- a CDS encoding R2-like ligand-binding oxidase → MRVGFRAVERGLEAGFPLRLYHKAKRRFWDPAALDFQEDRRTFLQLPPEGQDLLLRLASLFLGGEEAVTLDLLPLLGAIAREGRLEEEMYLTTFLLEEAKHVEFFARFLEEVAGRKGSLARYHGPHYRRLFGELLPEAMERLWEDGNPEAQVTAALTYNVVVEGVLAETGYQGFSRLAERLGEAERAMPATLEGIARVREDESRHIAYGLYLIARHLEADPGLWEVVEGRLALLLPEAMGVVGELFAAYPDGAPLGLTPEEFFAYASGQLQHRLRVLERARTLGVRALSGL
- a CDS encoding class I SAM-dependent methyltransferase — encoded protein: MEPLPPWLCPLLACPRCRGGLEVGREARCPACGARYPFRGGFLDLRAGRERPHLWLVNRLPPIPLFYDAWRRRSTGLLSGGRISFREELARLRDWLGPTGGPFLDVGTGTGVYREALGEKAVGLDPSPAFLRVARWRRPGAYLLGHGERLPFWEGVFGGVAIGPTWNEFLDPLEAAREARRVLRPGGRLFGMLLLGPGPTLGLFRPGEAALLGLLEGVGFHPRLERRGALALLQAEVS
- a CDS encoding DUF4397 domain-containing protein, translated to MKRFLGFLLTLAVGGLALAQGAMVRVAHLSPDAPAVDILVNGQRAITNLAFKQVTPYLLLPAAKVRVQVVPAGQDAPVVIDAELDLKDGAYYTVAAIGFLAQIRPQVYTDALAGLFPRAGYARVRVVHTSPDVPAVDVAVKGGPVLFSNLPFPRAGQYLVVPAGRYDLEVRVAGTTTVALELPGVVLESGKTYTVFAVGSVQGGTLTVVPVVDAATLGGNR